The Lycium barbarum isolate Lr01 chromosome 10, ASM1917538v2, whole genome shotgun sequence genome includes a region encoding these proteins:
- the LOC132616030 gene encoding protein LUTEIN DEFICIENT 5, chloroplastic translates to MAASVPLLQFPTHLSSKFRPTSSPKFNGNFRIRCCTNGREAESVDKGVKKVEKLVEEKRRAELSARIASGAFTVEQPGFPSLLKNGLSKLGVPKEFLEFFSWQLGDYPRIPEAKGSISAIRDEPFFIPLYELFLTYGGIFRLTFGPKSFLIVSDPSIAKHILKDNSKAYSKGILAEILDFVMGKGLIPADGEIWRVRRRAIVPALHQKYVAAMIGLFGKATDRLCNKLDVAASDGEDVEMESLFSRLTLDIIGKAVFNYDFDSLTVDTGIVEAVYTVLREAEDRSVSPIPVWEIPIWKDISPKLKKVNAALKLINDTLDDLIAMCKRMVDEEELQFHEEYMNEKDPSILHFLLASGDEVSSKQLRDDLMTMLIAGHETSAAVLTWTFYLLSKEPSVMAKLQDEVDSVLGDRFPTIEDLKKLRYTTRVINESLRLYPQPPVLIRRSIEEDIVGGYPIKRGEDFFISVWNLHRCPNHWEEADRFNPERWPLDGPNPNETNQNYSYLPFGGGPRKCVGDMFATFENVVAVAMLVRRFDFQLALGAPPVKMTTGATIHTTEGLNMTITRRTRPPVVPNLEMATLEVDNSSDVNSVSSQRAEAEASSVRS, encoded by the exons ATGGCTGCTTCTGTTCCTCTTCTTCAATTCCCAACACACCTTTCCTCCAAATTCAGACCCACTTCATCTCCTAAATTCAATG GAAATTTTAGAATAAGGTGTTGTACAAATGGAAGAGAAGCTGAGTCGGTAGACAAGGGAGTGAAGAAAGTGGAGAAGCTTGTAGAAGAGAAAAGGAGAGCTGAATTATCTGCTCGTATTGCTTCCGGTGCCTTCACTGTTGAACAACCTGG ATTCCCGTCATTGCTCAAAAATGGTCTGTCTAAATTGGGTGTACCAAAGGAGTTTCTTGAGTTCTTCTCTTGGCAGCTGGGTGATTATCCTCGTATTCCAGAAGCAAAAGGATCCATCAGTGCTATTCGGGATGAGCCATTCTTCATCCCACTTTATGAGTTGTTCCTTACTTATGGTGGGATTTTCCGGTTGACTTTTGGTCCCAAG TCTTTCTTAATAGTTTCTGATCCATCGATAGCCAAACACATACTGAAAGATAATTCAAAGGCTTATTCTAAG GGTATCCTAGCTGAAATATTGGACTTTGTGATGGGGAAGGGACTTATACCTGCAGATGGAGAAATTTGGCGTGTCAGGCGGCGTGCCATTGTACCAGCATTGCATCAAAAG TATGTAGCAGCTATGATTGGCTTATTTGGAAAAGCAACCGACAGGTTGTGCAACAAGCTTGATGTTGCTGCATCTGATGGAGAAGATGTAGAGATGGAATCACTATTCTCCCGTCTAACATTAGACATCATCGGCAAAGCTGTCTTTAATTATGATTTTGACTCGTTAACTGTAGACACTGGAATCGTGGAG GCTGTATATACAGTGCTTAGAGAAGCAGAAGATCGCAGTGTTTCACCGATTCCAGTTTGGGAGATACCTATCTGGAAAGATATCTCTCCAAAGCTAAAAAAGGTCAATGCAGCTCTCAAGTTGATCAATGACACACTGGATGATCTGATTGCTATGTGTAAG AGGATGGTAGATGAAGAAGAGTTGCAGTTTCACGAGGAATACATGAATGAAAAAGATCCTAGCATCCTCCATTTCTTGTTAGCATCTGGAGATGAG GTCTCAAGCAAGCAACTTCGTGATGACCTCATGACGATGCTTATAGCTGGACATGAAACATCTGCAGCAGTGCTCACATGGACCTTTTATCTGTTGTCCAAG GAACCTAGTGTCATGGCCAAGCTTCAAGATGAG GTCGATTCAGTTCTAGGGGATAGGTTTCCAACCATTGAAGATCTAAAGAAACTCAGATACACAACTCGTGTGATTAATGAA TCTTTAAGACTATACCCACAGCCACCAGTCTTGATTCGTCGTTCTATTGAAGAGGACATAGTTGGAGGTTACCCAATTAAAAG GGGTGAAGACTTTTTCATTTCTGTTTGGAACTTGCATCGGTGTCCCAATCATTGGGAAGAAGCTGATAGATTCAATCCTGAGAGGTGGCCTTTAGATGGACCTAATCCAAATGAGACAAACCAAAATTACAG TTACCTTCCCTTCGGCGGAGGACcaagaaaatgtgttggagacatGTTTGCCACATTTGAG AATGTAGTGGCAGTTGCAATGCTTGTTCGACGGTTTGATTTTCAATTGGCTCTAGGAGCTCCACCT GTTAAAATGACAACTGGGGCTACTATCCACACTACAGAAGGATTAAACATGACCATAACACGAAGGACAAGACCTCCAGTAGTGCCCAATTTGGAGATGGCAACATTAGAAGTAGATAATAGTTCAGATGTCAACTCTGTGTCAAGCCAAAGAGCCGAAGCTGAAGCTTCTAGTGTTCGATCATAA